A segment of the Triticum urartu cultivar G1812 chromosome 1, Tu2.1, whole genome shotgun sequence genome:
ATCATGGTGATGATGATGTCTGGCTGAACGCAACTGATACCAGGTATCATACAAAAATTTCAGTCACAACAAGAAAGCATGCAGTAATACCTTGCACGATGATGCAACGAGCTTCCCTGCATGATCACAGCAGATGGAAAAGAGTTCATTTCCATGCCCATAAAGTTTGTGAGATTCAGGCCATAAGGTATTCCATGCAAGCTGGTCCTCCACAGGAGGCTCAGTAAACACAGTTGGCACTGCATCAGGAATCGTCTCCATGGAATCTGGACCATCATTAGAAGCGCTGCTTGGGGATTCCTTTCCTACATAAAACCATCAATAAAAAGTATCAGTCAAATGAAAAAGAATAACTGAAAAAAAAGTAATTGCTACTAAAATTTGTTATGAAAAGCTAACAAGACACTATGCCCAATACGTGAGGGATTTTTACCATGTGTATATATAGGTTTCTGTGAAAGCCCAAGAGCAGACATATTTGCTCCAAGGACTTGCACATCGTCAAAATCCTCATTGTCAGGTTTCAACAAAGTTGCTTCCTGTAGGGTCCTCAGGAATGATAAAGTAGCTTCAAAGACTCTACAGACCTTTTCATCAGCACCACAAACAAACCGGTGGTTTCCTGTACCCTGAATGAATGCCACGCAGTTAATGTCATGCCCATGGATTTGGGGGCGAGCGATTTCGCGCCAACAAATCACATCTCCTGGGTCAACATGACTTCTCCAAGGGGCAAATATGCGTGCTGTCTGCATAATAAACATTGATGCAAAACAGGCTTAGCAAGTAAGTACGCAAAAATGATAATAACCAAAGATAAATGTTCCATAAGACTGCGCTGAAGCTGAAGTATAAGAACCTACCTGGTCATGGCTAACTGTTAGCAAATATTCACCAGATCTAGACCATGTTAAGTCAGATACGGGTGCAAAATGACCAGAAGGGACAATCTGGGGCTGCCAATTTTCAGAATCCAGTCCAACATCTCTCCACATATGAAAAAATCCACCATAGCCATGTGCAAGAATAGATTTACCATCAGGTTCCCAATGGCCACCATAAAATCCAAGTGCTGAGTGACTTAATTCACCAACTGTCACTGAATTTATCCAAAGGCCAGTATTTTTTTCAGGCCTCCATATCATCATCATCTTGTCCATTGATGCAGATAATATGCTCATTGGCTGATGAGCTTTACCGCCAAGTAGCAGTCTAGGAGGCTGCCACTCTACTGAATATACCCAATCTTCATGCCCAACAAGAAGAGACTCCAATGATACCTGGTAACTTGTATTACCTGCCACAAATAGAGGACCTTCAATGTAGGAGGCCATCCCAATATTATCCTTCCTTTGTTGCACATCTGAAGTCATCTTCCATATCCTAATAGTTTTGTCCTGAGACGAGCTAACGAGAAAAAGGCCGTGTTTCTCACTGCTCGTCATCACAGGTAAAGAGAAGTCTAAACTTCTAATCCAGTCAGAATGGCCCTTAAGTTCACAGGCTTTAATGAACTGCACATCATAAAATGCTGGTCAGTACAGGAAATGCGAGCAGGTATAGCAATGGAAATAATAAGAAATCTTACAAACCTTGCCTGACTGATCCCCACAATATATGTGGACCTTATGATCTAATCCTCCCATTGCTAAAATTAGGCAGCCTTCCTGTTCTGGCAACACCGCTAATGAAAGTGAAACCATTGGTTTTAAACCAACGGAAAGAGAATGCAAACAAGACACTTTGCAGGAGCCTGCAGAAGTGAAACCAAATAACTTAAATGGGATGGCAGCAAGCATTTGTAAAGCTTTAAGATCATACAAGTTAAAAGAATTGGACTATAAATTTTGCTTTAGAGATAAGCTAAAGATCAATGCGACTATTCAAGATATAATCACTAAGCTTAGGATCCGTGTACAAAGTATCAAAATGCTAGTCGATCATCTTACCACCAGCAGTCGGCTCAACCACCATTTCCCAAATAACCACCATACCATCTGAGGAGGTGGAAGCGAAAATTGTTACCCTATCCGACACCATCCTTCCAGCAAGACAGGTCACACCTTTCTTATGCATGGCTGGTAGTTGCAAAACATGAGACCACTGCAAAGCAGACAAACAGCAAAATCAATCAACTTGGGTCAACTTGATAAATAAACAGATAAACATATTCCAAGCAAGcaaatgagaagaagaagaaatctaatGCCACGAAATTGCAGCAAAGGCTTCAAACAGAATTCAAACGACAACAAACACGTATATGGTGAAACAGAAGAAATTCACCTTGCCTATTCCAGAACCAATCTTCCACGCCATAATAGCACCATCAGAACTTCCGGACAACAGATAGTGTGTCTCCCTGCTTCGAACTGCAGAGGGGCAAATGAAACAAACCACCGGCCAACGGTTCAGTACTCGTTACAGGATCAGTCAAAAACACCTTTTGCTCGACTATCTCCTCTCAAGTCCCACCAATTATTCATTGAGACAATTGTTTCAGGTTGACACTCTAATTTTTACCTCAAAATGCAGCTCAGTGCATCAGCAACGGTACAAGACATGGTATTGTTTCGGACTGGTTACTCTAGCTAATCATTTCAGTTTTTCAGATGCAATATGAAGAGAATTAACAATTAAGAGAGACATAAAATAGGTGTAAAAAGGAGATAGCAGACCTTGGAGTACATCCNNNNNNNNNNNNNNNNNNNNNNNNNNNNNNNNNNNNNNNNNNNNNNNNNNNNNNNNNNNNNNNNNNNNNNNNNNNNNNNNNNNNNNNNNNNNNNNNNNNNNNNNNNNNNNNNNNNNNNNNNNNNNNNNNNNNNNNNNNNNNNNNNNNNNNNNNNNNNNNNNNNNNNNNNNNNNNNNNNNNNNNNNNNNNNNNNNNNNNNNNNNNNNNNNNNNNNNNNNNNNNNNNNNNNNNNNNNNNNNNNNNNNNNNNNNNNNNNNNNNNNNNNNNNNNNNNNNNNNNNNNNNNNNNNNNNNNNNNNNNNNNNNNNNNNNNNNNNNNNNNNNNNNNNNNNNNNNNNNNNNNNNNNNNNNNNNNNNNNNNNNNNNNNNNNNNNNNNNNNNNNNNNNNNNNNNNNNNNNNNNNNNNNNNNNNNNNNNNNNNNNNNNNNNNNNNNNNNNNNNNNNNNNNNNNNNNNNNNNNNNNNNNNNNNNNNNNNNNNNNNNNNNNNNNNNNNNNNNNNNNNNNNNNNNNNNNNNNNNNNNNNNNNNNNNNNNNNNNNNNNNNNNNNNNNNNNNNNNNNNNNNNNNNNNNNNNNNNNNNNNNNNNNNNNNNNNNNNNNNNNNNNNNNNNNNNNNNNNNNNNNNNNNNNNNNNNNNNNNNNNNNNNNNNNNNNNNNNNNNNNNNNNNNNNNNNNNNNNNNNNNNNNNNNNNNNNNNNNNNNNNNNNNNNNNNNNNNNNNNNNNNNNNNNNNNNNNNNNNNNNNNNNNNNNNNNNNNNNNNNNNNNNNNNNNNNNNNNNNNNNNNNNNNNNNNNNNNNNNNNNNNNNNNNNNNNNNNNNNNNNNNNNNNNNNNNNNNNNNNNNNNNNNNNNNNNNNNNNNNNNNNNNNNNNNNNNNNNNNNNNNNNNNNNNNNNNNNNNNNNNNNNNNNNNNNNNNNNNNNNNNNNNNNNNNNNNNNNNNNNNNNNNNNNNNNNNNNNNNNNNNNNNNNNNNNNNNNNNNNNNNNNNNNNNNNNNNNNNNNNaagcttgggggagttgatacatcttcgtcgtatctacttttccaaacacttttgcccttgttttggactctaacttgcatgatttggatggaactaacccggactgacgctgttttcagcagaattgccatggtgttattgttgtgcagaaataaaagttctcggaatgacctgaaaatcaacggagaattattttggaatatataaaaatactggaaggaagatccacgtcagggggggcctccacctgtccacgagggtgggggcgcgccctaccccctgggtgcgcccccctacatCATGGGCCCCTTgacgctccatcgacctcaaccctgactccatatattcactttcgaggggggaaatcagagagaaggattcatcgcgttttacaatacggagccgtcgccaagccctaaactctctcgggagggctgatctggagtccgttcggggctccagagaggggaatccgtcgccatcgtcatcatcaaccatcctccatcaccaatttcatgatgctcaccgccgtgcgtgagtaatttcatcgtaggcttgctggacagtgatgggttggatgagatttatcatgtaatcgagttagttttgttagggtttgatccctagtatccactatgttctgagattgatgttgctatgactttgctatgcttaatgcttgtcactagggcccgagtgccatgatttcagatctgaacctattatgttttcatcaatatatgagagttcttgatcctatcttgcaagtctatagtcacctactatgtgttatgatccggcaaccccgaagtgaaaataatcgggaccactcccggtgatgaccgtaatttgaggagttcatgtattcactatatgttaatgctttggtccggtactctattaaaaggaggccttaatatcccttagtttccgctgggaccccgctaccacgggagggtaggacaaaagatgtcatgcaagttcttttccataagcacgtatgactatattcgaaatacatgtctacgttacattgatgaactagagctaattctgtgtcaccctaggttatgactgttacatgatgaaccgcatccggcataattctccatcaccgatccaatgcctacgagctttccatatattgtttttcgcttatttactttttcgttgctattgttacaatcactacaaaacaccaaacatactacttttgctaccgttaccactagtatcatattactttgctactaaatacattgctgcagatattaagtttccatgtgtggttgaattgacaactcagctgctaatacttgagaatattctttggctccccttgtgtcaaatcaataaatttgggttgaatactctaccctcgaaaactgttgcgatcccctatacttgtgggttatcagtctgCACTCTCCTCTGCTGTCAAGGCGCTCCGAGAGGACGAACTGTCGCCAGTGCTGTCGCCATCGTTGTTGCCATGGTAGTGGAGGATGCGCCCGCGTGCCTTCGCGGGGATAGCACCTCGCCACCTCCAACACGGCCTTGCTACGACC
Coding sequences within it:
- the LOC125550370 gene encoding elongator complex protein 2-like, with the protein product MAWKIGSGIGKWSHVLQLPAMHKKGVTCLAGRMVSDRVTIFASTSSDGMVVIWEMVVEPTAGGSCKVSCLHSLSVGLKPMVSLSLAVLPEQEGCLILAMGGLDHKVHIYCGDQSGKFIKACELKGHSDWIRSLDFSLPVMTSSEKHGLFLVSSSQDKTIRIWKMTSDVQQRKDNIGMASYIEGPLFVAGNTSYQVSLESLLVGHEDWVYSVEWQPPRLLLGGKAHQPMSILSASMDKMMMIWRPEKNTGLWINSVTVGELSHSALGFYGGHWEPDGKSILAHGYGGFFHMWRDVGLDSENWQPQIVPSGHFAPVSDLTWSRSGEYLLTVSHDQTARIFAPWRSHVDPGDVICWREIARPQIHGHDINCVAFIQGTGNHRFVCGADEKVCRVFEATLSFLRTLQEATLLKPDNEDFDDVQVLGANMSALGLSQKPIYTHGKESPSSASNDGPDSMETIPDAVPTVFTEPPVEDQLAWNTLWPESHKLYGHGNELFSICCDHAGKLVASSCKAQSAPVAEIWLWEVGTWRAVGRLQSHNLTVTQMEFSSDNAYLLSVSRDRHLSVFSIKKTEEGAQHHLVTKHEAHKRIIWACSWNPFGYEFATGSRDKTVKIWCVQDASSVKLLATLPQFRESVTALAWTGRDRARNAGIIAVGMDNGLIELWSVSGGRAASDSSSDPSPLSVACILRFDPLLCHVSTVQRLRWQKPDSADEKAAIELASCGSDHCVRVFAVRDT